The DNA window atacatatgaatatgagcacacatatatataaatatgtatgtatatatgtatgtaaattttttttttttttttaattataggTATGAAGTTCAAGATTCCCTTTTACGTAAGTGTAAATGTTGAcgaatatgatgaaaatttaacaaattttattttcttaaattGTTTAGAGATATTAAAAGggttatttaaaaataaggaaGAGAATAAGTTATAGGcttaatataaaacaaacaaacaagaaaaaatatatatatattatatatatatatatatgtatatttttaaatttatattttttgtttattttaaaaactgatgtttttctttcattttatttttaaaacatattaaCCTTTAATAAGAACAGgttgtattttatatatatatattttttttttttggaaaatattaatattttaaatgtaccttttttttaaaatataaaaaatatatatatatataatgaattgaAATAATTTTAAGAACACCtcattttataaacattattatttttattattatatatatatatatatatatatattttttttttttttttgattcaaaaaagtaaaatgaatacgtacatattatatacatacacaatataataatatacatatatgtaacgtttattttttatttatttatttattttattttttttttttttattttatttttcctgTTCTTTTAAAAAGGATGATTAAAACCTTTGAGCTTATTACgcaaaaataattttacaattatatgataagcttaagaaatattttattaataaaataaacgttgaaaaaaaaaaaaatatatatatatatatatatttatttatttatttatttataataacatgTAAAATAataccacatatatatatatatatttatgtatatgctgtaatttttatttttcttcttatttgttatttttgtttGGGTCATAGCAGTAAAAGATtgaaatttaataaaatgaaataaaagctcgatgaaaaaaaaaagaaaagaaaagaaaaaaggatGATAGAATTATTTCTTACTGCTAATAAAAAGAAGAGGAAAAGGAagtatgttattttatttctctATATTGTTTTATGTTCCGTTATACAAATTTGCATGACATATAagataagaagaaaaaacatatcacacaatttaataaattacataGATAAGAACAATTtgttatcatataatataaatagaaaaaagaaaagaaggaAAGAATACTTTATAAATGTTACTAAAAGGAATTTACAAAAATTATGGAgggagaaaaaaaagaatttctcattatatcataataataataattctggagaatatatttgtataaaaaatgagaataaaaaaatgataaatacaATAAAAGAGTGTGTCGATAACCTGTTATTTATTAACCGTTACTTAGTTGAAGAAATGTTAGAAgatgataagaataaaaaatatgaagacaCAAAtagagaaaataataatataaatgtagatGTAACAACAAATAACCTTTTGTCAAaggataattattttattgataaaaaaaaaaaaaatataattaatagtTATATTGAAGAAATGGATAAATTTCTAGAAACATATGATTTCAATATAAacaaagaagaaatattGAATTATgaaaagtatatattaaatgttattcttaataatacagttataataaataataataatgtttgtcaaaagaattatatggataaggttatttttaattatattaatttgatTCTCTTAAATAAGGCATATAGGATGGAGGACACAGGTGGTACTACACATCATGTggaaaatatagataataaaaataatatttgcgataaagataataataaaaataattataataattacaataatGACAATAGTGACAGTAATTACAATAAAGATGTAATAACATCTAATGTTTCAAATAAGACATATAATATGCAACATATCTGTAAGAAATTAGTAATGATTAAAAAGGCTGTGATATATTTGATGAaaaagtataatataaaaatagatgAGTTATATATAGATCCAACATCtcatgatataaaaataaaaagaaatatttttgaagataatatagaaaaaaaaagtgactggaaattaatatttttaggtACTGGATCTATGTACCCATCAACTAGTAGAGGCAcatcatcatttatttttcaaacaataaaaaaaaaatgtaatgaAGCTTTTTTGTTTGATTGTGGAGAAAATACATTTATAGCATTACAAAAGGCTAATATTAAAGttagtaaaataaaaaatatttttattactcaTTTGCATGGAGATCATTGTTTAGGATTAATTTCTGTGTTAACCATGTTGAGAAATATgaatacaataaatatatatggtcCAGAAGGATTATAtagatttttaaaaaataattttagtTGTACGTATTCTAAAAGAATAGCTAAATTCTGTGTTTACGAATTGAAAGATGGAAACATAACAAATGTTTCTAATCAAAAAAgtgtaaataataacaacagttcttataattttaataatagtaaaaataaacGGAATTTagagtatatatataaaaatgaacagAATTATTAtcctatattaaaaaatgactATATCGAAATAACTGCTTTCCCTATTAAACACACAATACCAACTGTaggatatataataaaagaaataaatgtagaaaataaatttaatgcTAATTATATTGATtcacttataaaaaaaaattatgatgaattaaaaaaatgtgaaAATTTAGATTATGTaccttataaaatatatgaaaatatcataaggaaaatgaattataatgatgtaataatatttcctGATCAAACAAAACTTACTTTTTATAAAgcatataaagaaatatataaagaaagaaaaatagTTGTATGTCAAGATACATATGATGCATCGAATTTAGAAGAGCATGCAAAGGATGCTGATGTTTTAATACATGAATCTACTAATAGTCTTATCGATTTAACACATGATTTACAAGCTGGAAATGGATTATATGAAGATATACCTACCATGGATATGTTGTCAAAAAATAGGAATCACAATGTTcaacatttaaataaaaaaggtgACATAAAAGATGCAGGTGGTGATACAAAAGATGCAGGTGGTGATACAAAAGATGCAGATGGTGACATAAAAGATGCAGATGGTGACATAAAAGATACAGGTGGTGATACAAAAGATACATGTGGTGATATAAAAGATACAGGTGGTGATACAAAGGACGATACACATGATGATACAAAAGAAGATACACATGATAATATTCAAGTAAATACATGTGGTGATACTCAAGTACATACG is part of the Plasmodium sp. gorilla clade G2 genome assembly, chromosome: 7 genome and encodes:
- a CDS encoding metallo-hydrolase/oxidoreductase, putative, translated to MIELFLTANKKKRKRKYVILFLYIVLCSVIQICMTYKIRRKNISHNLINYIDKNNLLSYNINRKKKRRKEYFINVTKRNLQKLWREKKKNFSLYHNNNNSGEYICIKNENKKMINTIKECVDNLLFINRYLVEEMLEDDKNKKYEDTNRENNNINVDVTTNNLLSKDNYFIDKKKKNIINSYIEEMDKFLETYDFNINKEEILNYEKYILNVILNNTVIINNNNVCQKNYMDKVIFNYINLILLNKAYRMEDTGGTTHHVENIDNKNNICDKDNNKNNYNNYNNDNSDSNYNKDVITSNVSNKTYNMQHICKKLVMIKKAVIYLMKKYNIKIDELYIDPTSHDIKIKRNIFEDNIEKKSDWKLIFLGTGSMYPSTSRGTSSFIFQTIKKKCNEAFLFDCGENTFIALQKANIKVSKIKNIFITHLHGDHCLGLISVLTMLRNMNTINIYGPEGLYRFLKNNFSCTYSKRIAKFCVYELKDGNITNVSNQKSVNNNNSSYNFNNSKNKRNLEYIYKNEQNYYPILKNDYIEITAFPIKHTIPTVGYIIKEINVENKFNANYIDSLIKKNYDELKKCENLDYVPYKIYENIIRKMNYNDVIIFPDQTKLTFYKAYKEIYKERKIVVCQDTYDASNLEEHAKDADVLIHESTNSLIDLTHDLQAGNGLYEDIPTMDMLSKNRNHNVQHLNKKGDIKDAGGDTKDAGGDTKDADGDIKDADGDIKDTGGDTKDTCGDIKDTGGDTKDDTHDDTKEDTHDNIQVNTCGDTQVHTCDEGNHCDIEKTHENTTYISHKSNFLFTKNTNNDELMKSYNKIISERGHSTANMAGDFARKINARKLILTHFSQRYIGDNKLKNILVMKKIEKEAMLSFLSGDPKEEINDKNDDINRDDYTNNSNNINNIYQNVDNTDLHNVNEKHGITINKHININKSNNQIVKNKKDKFSYDKEVIAAYDGLIVHIPPQRKQ